Genomic segment of Aureibacillus halotolerans:
TCGTCCTGCCAGATAACGTTTTATTTGAAAGTGGCGTGGGAGCTCAAATCCGTCGCGATCTAATGGACAAGTGTAACCTACATACAATTCTGCGTTTACCAACCGGAATTTTCTATGCCCAAGGAGTCAAAACAAACGTCTTGTTTTTCACGCGCGAAAAAACGGACAAAGGCAATACAAAAGACGTCTGGGTCTACGATATGCGGACCAATATGCCGTCCTTTGGAAAGCGCAATCAGCTCACAATGGCACATTTTGAAGACTTCATGAAAGCGTACATTGCCGAAAAACGCGAAGAGATTCAGGACGAACGCTGGCACAACTTCAGTCGTGAAACCATTGCCAAAAAGAACGACAGCCTAGACATTGGCTTAATTGCCGACGAAACCTTATCCTCCTACGACAACCTACCAGACCCAATCGAATCCGCCGAAGAAGCCATCGCCAAGCTCCAAAAAGCCATGGATTTATTAGGTGAAGTTGTTGAAGAACTGAAGGAAACAGAAGAAGATAAGGTGAAGAACTAATGGTGAAGAAAAATAAAACAATAGATGAGTTGTTTGAAGAGGCACTGGTGCCGGAGGAAGAGCAATCTTATAGAGTTCCGGACAATTGGGTTTGGACAAGCAATAAACATATTCTAAATAAAATGATATCTGTTAACCCGAATAATTTCAATGAAGCCTATTTTTGTTATATTGATGTAGAAGCGATAGATAATAAATGCCAAGAAGTAAGAAGCCCTAAAGAAATAAAATCGAGTGAAGCACCAAGTAGAGCAAGAAGAAAAGTAAAAAAAGATGATATTGTTATTTCTCTAGTTAGACCTTACTTAAGAAATATAGCAAAAATAAAAATCGATAACAAAAACTTAATAGCTTCAACTGCCTTTTATGTATGTTCGGTGAAAAAAGGTATACTTTCAGATTATCTTTATTACTACCTCTGCTCTCCTTTAGCGACAAAATATCTCATTGATAATACAAGAGGTGACAACTCACCATCGGTAAAAAGTACTGATTTCGAGAAGATGTCTGTCCCGCTCCCATCACTCAACGAGCAAAAACGAATTGCCGAAAAGGTCGAGCGGCTTTTAACCAAAATTGAAGAAGCAAAGCAATTGATCGAAGAAGTCAAAGAATCTTTTGAACTTCGGAGGGCTGCTATTCTTGATAAAGCTTTTCGTGGGGAGTTGACGTGGGAGTGGCGAGATGAAAAGAAACTTGCGAATTTATATGAAGTAGTTGATTTAGTAAACATTCAAAATGTTAGATTGGAAAAATTTGAAAAAGAATGTAGTCTTGTAACGAAAGGTAAGAAAAAAGCGAGATACAATAAACCAGTGTATTTTGGAGAGGTGAAAGATGAAGAACTCAATTCTCTCCCTGTAATACCAGAAGAATGGAAGTTTAGTTATCTAGGGAATATCTCTGAAATTGTAAGAGGAGCCTCTCCCCGTCCGGCAGGCGACCCGAAATATTTTGGGGGTAATATACCTTGGATTACTGTTGCAGAGATTACTAAAGATGAAGGAATATATCTAGAACATGTATCTGCTTATCTAACTGAAGAAGGAGCAAAGAAAAGTAGACATATACAAGAAGAAACTCTAGTCTTAACAAATAGTGGCGCAACTCTTGGTGTACCTAAAATCTTAAAAATTTCTGGTTGTATAAATGACGGTTCTGTTGCATTTATTGAACTAACAAATGTCAGTAAAGATTATTTATATTACTTTCTGCAAACTCAAACAAAAAAATTAAGAAGTCTTAAAGTGGGTGCTGCACAACCGAACTTAAATACAAGTATCGTAAATCAAATTATTATTCCTTTACCTTCCTTAAAAGAACAAAGAGAAATAGTGAGAGTTATTGAATTGCTATTTGAAAAAGAAATCAAAGCCGAGCATTATAGTACTGTTAATTCCATTCTTAATGATATTAAACAATCCATCCTCTCCAAAGCCTTCAAAGGGGAACTTGGAACAAATGACCCATTAGAAGAGAACGCGATTGAATTGCTTAAGGAAGTACTTCAACAAAACGAAAAATAGGATCATCTATATGAAAGCTACCATGCGGTCGCTTTCACCATAAAGGGCATAAGCGTTACATCGACTCGTGAGGACCTCGTCGTGATTTTTTGGTCGCTAGGCTTCTACTGCGCCTCCTCGATGGCGAAGTAGATGATGCGCTTCGGGCACTCGTTGAAATCCTTCTGCCTGAAACGATTTACTTACTTGTGTTGAATTTTGATGCATACATCTCAACTCACTTTTCCATTTCCAAATTCAAACGAGACAAGAAATATAACCACACTTTACGAAAAGATAAAACGCCAGCGTAGTCAACATACGTAGACTCCTGCGGGAACAGCGCGAGCTGAAGATCCCGCAGGAAAGCTCTAGCTTTCCGAGGAAGCTGAAACCGTGCCCGCGGAAAGCGAAGTATTTTGACGAAGCAGCCCTCATTTCATTTAACCTAAAGGGATAAGTGCAACATCGACTCGAAAGGACCTCGTCGTTTATTCTTTACACAAGGAGTCTCCCTATTAGCCGCATTTGGTTTATTGTAAAAGAAGAATAAAGTGACTTCATTCTCAACCGTCACCAAACTAAATAGGATGAAAGGCACTTTACAATTCTAAAACTTCTTTTATGACCCGGAGCTCGTAGTTCGTTTGCGAAAAAGAAAATCCCACCCTATTCCTTCCATTACACTACCACTAAACCCCTCGCGAAATCTCTTCCAACTAAAAATATTCTCTAACCCATACCCATGTCAAACCTTCTAACAACAACGTTGTAAGCGAATTCATGAAATGCCCTGAAAAAAAACAAGTGAAGAATCAGAAAAATGAGGTTGACTGAACATCGTTTAGGGCGTAAGATAGTCCACAACAAAGCAAAATATACATCATAGACTAAAGCAAATGTCAGGAGAGTGATGGTTATGGCAGAACAATGGGTCTTTATCCATGACCAGCTCGTTCCAAAAGAGCAAGCGAAAATCTCTGTTTTTGATCATGGCTTCTTATATGGGGACGGCGTTTTTGAAGGCATTCGCGCGTATCACGGCAATATCTTTCGATTGGATGAACATTTAGATCGATTGTATCGCTCAGCTCGCTCGATCATGCTAGAGGTGCCTTACTCACACGAAGAAATGACCAAGATTATTACAGACACTCTTTTGAAAAACGAACTAAAAGACGGATACATTCGCGTGGTCGTCTCAAGAGGCGTTGGTGATTTAGGCATTGATCCATTCAAATGCAGCCAGCCTCAAGTGATCGTCATTGCGCAACAGCTTGCATTGTATCCAAAAGAGCTTTACGAAAACGGTCTTGAAATTGTGACAGTGGCCAGTCGGAGAAAT
This window contains:
- a CDS encoding restriction endonuclease subunit S translates to MVKKNKTIDELFEEALVPEEEQSYRVPDNWVWTSNKHILNKMISVNPNNFNEAYFCYIDVEAIDNKCQEVRSPKEIKSSEAPSRARRKVKKDDIVISLVRPYLRNIAKIKIDNKNLIASTAFYVCSVKKGILSDYLYYYLCSPLATKYLIDNTRGDNSPSVKSTDFEKMSVPLPSLNEQKRIAEKVERLLTKIEEAKQLIEEVKESFELRRAAILDKAFRGELTWEWRDEKKLANLYEVVDLVNIQNVRLEKFEKECSLVTKGKKKARYNKPVYFGEVKDEELNSLPVIPEEWKFSYLGNISEIVRGASPRPAGDPKYFGGNIPWITVAEITKDEGIYLEHVSAYLTEEGAKKSRHIQEETLVLTNSGATLGVPKILKISGCINDGSVAFIELTNVSKDYLYYFLQTQTKKLRSLKVGAAQPNLNTSIVNQIIIPLPSLKEQREIVRVIELLFEKEIKAEHYSTVNSILNDIKQSILSKAFKGELGTNDPLEENAIELLKEVLQQNEK